A genomic segment from Thermothielavioides terrestris NRRL 8126 chromosome 4, complete sequence encodes:
- a CDS encoding uncharacterized protein (Contains conserved domains: WAC_Acf1_DNA_bd[pfam10537], ACF (for ATP-utilising chromatin assembly and remodelling factor) and DDT[pfam02791].) has translation PFPQVLFKRKPVQFLPVPQIEDEHQEVWHIPETGEVFVTYEDYLERMDFYKQKRFICTITGHSGLTFFDALSSELAGAAEVDQAFPEALKGPILRRVQFQTVSRIDTLVDQIYDEFKNDYYPGEAVTVHILGGERLHGVVRDKTRFGSKVLPDGSVTPPFSRYFVSLDERPDEEAVVDDSHIFRDRKVFTKAVLRSFIKKTVTREAWNGAPWLVKHDVAEKYHIDTRIPPHLRYDNKLLERKQLQLQKKASSQFDPAALASPGPSSPTGFRLPELKPAPKSHKSKAQQALQAQQHAIKGKHSTFGGHEPGQFVHLPLPGNPFQFPISFRGQEPPPIVRQREPTPPPPPVKYPIEDLQVERRGLVRPQLKYMCSDTPVSVGPEAKSPFSDKILMKSVGPLLETWDTLNVYCEIFKLDSFTFDDYVEAMIVASDEVPVQLFDEIHCAVLKILVTSEAEGGKVQIQLPELEDEEEDEEEEEEDEQDESSAPTPEPEPQPSGRATRSSLAKMEAERLAAEAAAAEKEMREAEDAPKHRAEEVLRGYDWIEHLSKRDFKDGGWQLIMVGLLHQLSKNERLKASCEELLQQLVPIDIEPSQETVRQRYANLDVNYRVQALQIICMLTAETKAIRGYMEDCSETMTGYRKEKIEWQRRRKQLIEELKNLNDQRKILLPDNLPPSPPLEPAKTNGDVKMSDAEDLPANTSDEVPDSDDDGQARKLRRATDRAAERKRKAEKEQERKEKAEAAAKVPKQTKQFQRVLKDIQKKEDEIAECEREIAVIDNDLREADCPRTRVLGKDRFWNRYYWFERNGMPYGGLPDSSTASAGYANGCIWVQGPDELEREGYIDMKAEYQDEYRAKFGMTVPERKKLEEGATSVFNACQWGYYSEPEDVDALIAWLDVRGSNELKLRKELVNYRDKIVTNMKNRKAYLAPPDEKKEKTEGGDNAGEATPAAAAASTAGSSVVNGSRNNINNNNKRMSTRGRGVTTIAGPPPPPPPPPAAAEPAPAPAPTYRCMNWVNTMALDEIGHLHSQEPPPARPRKMTKKKEAAVAAAAAAAAAAAAAAAPDMVVTRGKKGRQGAAGAGR, from the exons CCCTTCCCTCAGGTCCTCTTCAAGCGCAAGCCGGTGCAGTTCCTGCCCGTGCCCCAGATCGAAGATGAGCACCAGGAG GTCTGGCATATTCCCGAGACCGGCGAGGTCTTCGTCACATATGAAGACTACTTGGAGCG GATGGACTTTTATAAGCAG AAACGCTTTATCTGCACCATTACAGGCCACTCGGGTCTAACCTTCTTCGATGCGCTGTCAAGCGAG ctcgccggcgccgccgaggtggaCCAGGCGTTCCCCGAGGCGCTCAAGGGCCCCATCCTGCGACGCGTCCAATTCCAAACCGTGTCCCGCATCGACACGCTCGTCGACCAGATATACGACGAGTTTAAGAACGACTACTACCCGGGCGAGGCCGTGACGGTACACATCCTGGGCGGCGAGAGACTCCACGGCGTCGTGAGGGACAAGACGCGCTTCGGCAGCAAAGTTCTGCCCGACGGCAGTGTGACCCCGCCCTTCTCGCGCTACTTCGTCAGCCTGGACGAGCGccccgacgaggaggccgtgGTCGACGATTCGCACATCTTCCGCGACCGAAAGGTGTTTACCAAAGCGGTCCTGCGTTCTTTCATCAAGAAGACGGTGACCAGGGAAGCCTGGAACGGGGCCCCATGGTTGGTGAAGCACGACGTGGCGGAGAAGTACCACATCGATACGCGCATCCCGCCGCACTTGCGCTATGACAACAAGCTCCTCGAGCGgaagcagctgcagctgcagaaGAAGGCGTCGTCGCAGTTCGACCCAGCAGCCCTGGCGTCCCCTGGGCCCTCCAGCCCCACCGGCTTTAGATTGCCCGAGCTGAAGCCTGCACCGAAGAGTCACAAGTCTAAGgcccagcaggccctccAGGCGCAACAGCATGCGATCAAGGGCAAGCACAGCACGTTTGGAGGGCATGAGCCTGGGCAGTTCGTCcacctgccgctgcccggcAACCCCTTCCAGTTCCCCATATCATTCCGCGGCcaggagccgccgccgattGTCAGGCAGCGGGAGCCGacaccacccccgccgccggtgaaGTATCCCATCGAGGACCTGCAGGTCGAGCGTCGGGGGCTGGTTCGGCCTCAGCTCAAGTACATGTGCAGCGACACGCCAGTCAGCGTCGGGCCCGAGGCCAAGTCGCCCTTCAGCGACAAGATCCTGATGAAGTCGGTAGGTCCGTTGCTTGAGACGTGGGACACGTTGAACGTCTACTGCGAGATATTCAAGCTGGACTCGTTCACCTTCGACGACTACGTGGAGGCCATGATCGTGGCCTCCGACGAAGTCCCCGTCCAGCTCTTTGACGAGATACATTGTGCGGTTCTCAAGATCTTGGTCACCTCCGAGGCCGAAGGTGGCAAGGTACAGATTCAGCTCCCGGAActggaggacgaggaggaggatgaggaggaggaagaagaggacgagCAGGATGAGAGCAGTGCGCCAACACCGGAACCAGAACCGCAACCTTCGGGTCGGGCGACCCGGAGCAGCTTGGCGAAGATGGAGGCGGAGAGGCTAGCTGCggaggctgcggcggcggagaaggagatgcgggaggccgaggacgcgCCGAAGCACCGGGCTGAAGAAGTGCTCCGTGGCTACGACTGGATCGAGCATCTCAGCAAGCGGGACTTCAAGGACGGCGGCTGGCAGCTGATCATGGTTGGCCTGCTGCACCAGCTCTCCAAGAACGAGCGGCTGAAGGCGAGCTGCGAGGAACTCCTTCAACAGCTGGTCCCGATTGACATTGAGCCCTCCCAGGAGACAGTACGCCAGAGATACGCCAATCTCGACGTCAACTATCGCGTTCAGGCATTGCAAATCATCTGCATGCTGACGGCCGAGACGAAGGCAATCCGCGGGTACATGGAGGATTGCAGTGAGACGATGACCGGGTACAGGAAAGAGAAGATTGAGTggcagaggaggaggaagcaaTT GATCGAGGAGCTCAAAAACCTCAATGACCAGCGCAAGATTCTGTTGCCTGATAACCTTCCTCCAAGCCCGCCGCTCGAGCCGGCAAAGACCAACGGGGATGTGAAAATGTCAGATGCCGAAGATTTGCCGGCCAACACGTCAGACGAGGTCCCGGACTCGGATGACGACGGGCAGGCGAGGAAACTGCGGCGCGCGACCGACCGCGCCGCGGAACGCAAGCGgaaggccgagaaggagcaAGAGCGGAAGGAGAAGGCTgaggcggcggccaaggTGCCGAAGCAGACGAAGCAATTCCAGCGGGTGCTCAAGGACATccagaagaaggaggacgagATCGCCGAGTGCGAGCGCGAGATTGCCGTCATTGACAACGACCTGCGTGAGGCCGACTGCCCGCGCACACGTGTGCTCGGCAAAGACCGGTTCTGGAACCGGTACTACTGGTTCGAGCGCAACGGCATGCCCTACGGCGGGCTCCCCGACAGCTCGACCGCGTCGGCAGGCTACGCCAACGGGTGCATCTGGGTCCAGGGGCcggacgagctcgagcgcgagggcTACATCGACATGAAGGCCGAGTACCAGGACGAGTACAGGGCCAAGTTTGGCATGACGGTGCCGGAGCGCAAGAagctcgaggagggcgccaCCAGTGTGTTCAACGCCTGCCAGTGGGGCTACTACTCCGAGCCGGAGGACGTGGACGCGCTCATCGCCTGGCTGGATGTCCGCGGCTCCAACGAGCTGAAACTGCGCAAGGAGCTGGTCAACTACCGCGATAAGATCGTCACCAACATGAAGAACCGCAAGGCCTATCTCGCCCCGCCGGAcgagaaaaaggagaaaacAGAGGGCGGCGACAACGCCGGCGAAGCcacacccgccgccgccgcggcctccaCAGCAGGAAGCAGTGTTGTCAACGGCAGCCGCAACAATATCAACAATAACAACAAGAGGATGAGCACCCGCGGCAGGGGCGTCACGACCATCGCCGGccccccaccgccgcccccgcccccgcctgcagccgcggagccggcgccggcgccggcgcccacgTACCGGTGCATGAACTGGGTGAACACGATGGCGCTGGACGAGATCGGGCACCTGCACAGCCAGgaaccgccgccggcgcggccgcgcaaGATGaccaagaagaaggaggccgccgtggctgctgctgctgcggcggcggccgcggctgcggccgcggctgcgccggaCATGGTGGTTACGAGGGGCAAGAAGGGCCGGCagggtgctgctggcgcggggAGGTGA